One window from the genome of Brooklawnia cerclae encodes:
- a CDS encoding anhydro-N-acetylmuramic acid kinase, producing MKVLGVLSGTSMDAIDLAVADFQADGEVLRLRPIGHAERPWPADLRSDLLGALPPATSNVATWCRLETEAGKAFGAAARWATEEFGPVDLISSHGQTLYHWVEGGRALGSLQIGNPAWIHAATGVPVVSDLRSADIAAGGQGAPLASTLDTLWLGDVPSAALNLGGIANVTVVGPGRVPTSADTGPANCLLDAAAQRWHGLPSDIDGALARSGRVDDAALTTLLTDPYYALDWPKSTGREYFHAHYVEQLLGDRTPRGGDLFATLTELTAVTVADAITAAGGVERVVASGGGLRNPALVDRLRAHLRVPLVSSTEMGLPSDAKEAYLFALLGYLSVNGLPGTVAGATGARHPAVLGSLTPPVGRLVHACRPVRRVEINGQEDH from the coding sequence GTGAAGGTACTGGGAGTGCTGTCGGGCACGTCGATGGATGCCATCGACCTCGCCGTCGCCGACTTTCAGGCCGACGGAGAGGTACTGCGGCTGCGCCCGATCGGGCACGCGGAGCGGCCGTGGCCCGCGGATCTTCGTTCCGACCTGCTCGGCGCGCTTCCTCCGGCCACCAGCAACGTCGCGACCTGGTGTCGGCTCGAGACCGAGGCCGGGAAGGCATTCGGGGCTGCGGCCCGGTGGGCGACCGAGGAGTTCGGCCCGGTCGACCTCATCAGCTCCCACGGCCAGACCCTGTACCACTGGGTCGAAGGAGGCAGGGCGCTCGGCAGCCTGCAGATAGGCAACCCCGCCTGGATCCATGCAGCCACCGGCGTACCTGTCGTCAGCGACCTGCGCAGCGCCGACATCGCCGCCGGTGGCCAAGGCGCTCCCCTGGCCTCCACGTTGGACACCCTGTGGCTGGGAGATGTGCCCAGCGCCGCCCTCAACCTGGGCGGTATCGCCAACGTCACCGTCGTCGGCCCCGGACGCGTCCCGACGAGTGCGGACACCGGGCCCGCGAACTGTCTGCTGGACGCCGCGGCCCAGCGGTGGCACGGATTGCCGTCCGACATCGACGGCGCACTGGCGCGATCGGGCCGGGTGGACGACGCCGCCCTCACGACCCTGCTCACCGATCCCTACTACGCACTCGACTGGCCGAAGAGCACCGGACGCGAGTACTTCCACGCCCACTACGTCGAACAGTTGCTCGGCGATCGCACTCCGCGCGGCGGCGACCTGTTCGCCACCCTCACCGAGCTGACCGCCGTCACTGTGGCGGACGCGATCACCGCCGCCGGCGGGGTCGAGCGTGTGGTGGCCTCCGGAGGAGGTCTGCGGAACCCCGCACTCGTGGACCGGTTGCGCGCGCACCTGCGCGTCCCGCTCGTGAGCAGCACGGAGATGGGCCTGCCGTCCGACGCCAAGGAGGCCTATCTGTTCGCGCTGCTCGGATATCTGTCGGTGAACGGGCTCCCCGGAACGGTCGCCGGTGCGACCGGGGCCCGGCACCCCGCCGTGCTCGGCAGCCTCACCCCACCGGTGGGACGCCTCGTCCATGCCTGCCGGCCCGTACGGCGGGTCGAGATCAACGGCCAGGAGGACCATTGA